Sequence from the Trichomycterus rosablanca isolate fTriRos1 chromosome 10, fTriRos1.hap1, whole genome shotgun sequence genome:
GAGATTTAATACCTAAAGCATCAATTCATCCCCGTCTGGTGACACGGCGAACGTCGCGAACGCCGGCTCGGGCCCGGATTCCTCCGGCAGCCTAGGAAAATATCACTCAGCCAGCGATTGCCCAGTCAACTGTGCTGTTTGCTTTTCAATTAGGCCTCATTGAAATGGAGATAGAGCGTTTTTTTAAATGCTCAGCTGCTACTCTAAATGAGCTCAGCGCTTTCTGgttgaatctccaattcactttgAGCCATAAAATGATTACTTGTCCAAACAGGCACAATGGAGGAAAAACAGTGCCAGGATCATAaatagcttttatccaaatggCATGATTTACCCGGATAGGATAAGGCACTTTGGACAATTTGTAAAGGATACCAGGTTGTCCAGTTGTTCAAAAGCCTAAAAACCAACACAGCagggttatatatttttttaaattgtcttGAGCCTATTCCATCTCGGTCTTTCGCAAATAATGTTTGTTCTTAATCATCTTTTCCAATAAAAAGACAGTcttgcttgttggacattttattTCAAGTCACTGGGCATTACCATTTAGCCCCCCTCCTTTTTGGCAGCTGTACCAGCTTTCACTCTCCTGGGTAACCTTAACtctagattttggagtgtgtatgtattaatttgtacccattcagtaAAAACAACTTATATGACGTCAGGCACTGTTGTTAAACAAGAAGGTCTGACTTACAATCAGTGATTATATTCAAGTCAAAGATGTTTAGTGGAGtttggtcagggctctgtaaagTCCACTGGAGTTCGTCCACACCAAACTGTGCAACTGGTGTCTTttgcaggcataacattatgaccactgacaggtgtagtgaataacactgattatctcttcatcacggcacctgttagtaggtgggatatattaggcagcaagtgaacattttatcctcaaagttgatgttagaagcaggaaaaatgggcgagcgtgaggatttgagccagtttgacgagggccaaattgtgatggctagacgactgggtcagagcatcgcCAAAACTGCagcgcttgtggggtgttcccggtctgcagtggtcggtatctatcaaaagtggttcaaggaagggacagcggtaaaccggcgacagggtcatggtgcacgtggggagcgaaggctggcccgtgtggtccgatccaacagacgagctactgtagctcaaactgcattagaagttaatgctggtgcatctcagtttgttgtgtatggggcagcaaaagggggaccaacacaatattagaaaggtggtcataatgttatgcctgatcggtgtattatttagtttaaatgGTTTATTACGCCTACAGCTGTAATACAATCACAAGAGCAGGACTTGAGCACACATACTTTGGGCCATGCAGTGTATAAACTGTTTCTCAGTTAGGACCATTTTAGATAAGCCATGATGGTGTCATTCACCCCGGGTCTGACCGGAGAATGTGTCTTGTTATCCTGATCGACCACTTTCACCGTCCTGTTTTTAATGTTGGCTTTTCAGTTACAGGATTTGTGAAGCATTACTCAATTCACGAGTGAAATCGATGCGTCGCCTGTTGGTTTTGGCCTTGCTCTGATAGAGCTCCGGGGCTGTTGAACTGTCTGAGTGAGCATAGAGGGGGCACAGTGTACAACCGTTTATCACATAGTACCCCCTGGGCTCATGCAATCATTAACGTCTGTTTACCCTCCTCTAAATGATAACCTATTTAAAGTTGAATCTGCCAATAGTGCCGTCAAAGACAAGAGCAGATTACCCTGCTGATTTCGCAATCTATTGTTAGTGTTCGGAGCAAGAATCAAGGCCTTGTGATTCATTGATGAACCTCAACACTAAATCAGCGTTGTAAACAAATGACTTCACTGTAAATTCATTTCATTGTGATCAGGACTCTTGACTGATTAAAACGAATTATTAACCCGTCTTgcacaggtaaaaagaagcggtttaCAACTGCACGTGTCATAGGGGCCGTGTGTTAGGTATTGCCTTCCCCAGCCATGTTAGGCAACGGTTATATTTTAGAACCAGGGTATTTAGATATTGCATGGTGTTATGTGAGCATAGCCATTGGGGAAGGGGGctcatatcagtgcacccttagtgccggTCCTGTGCTCTGAGCTAGCTATCTGTGTTTTTTATGAACAGAATAGTGCTTACTGACGCCCAAGTGTTCCAGCCCTACGTCCAGTATTTCTAAGTGGTGTGTGTTATGCCTTACCTTTCCTGTGGTAGGTTAAAAGATCTGgagtgcaggcaggccagtcaaacacaAGCACtatgtgtctacaaagccacgccATTGTATCTTATGTTGAATGAAGCCTGGCATTGCCATGCTGAAATAATGAACCATGAACTCCCCATTAAAAATTGTCACCTTGATGGTaccatgtgtctctctaaaataccAATATAAGCCTCAGCGTCCACTGGAACGGATGCATCTCTATGCCATGATAGATGCTGGTCTTTGCTATTTACTTTTCACTTATAACAATCTGGTCCTTTCTGGATGGACTCTTAtctgttaccagttcacctgcttattgtggaatgtgtCAAATAGTGttgctcctgtcccaacttttttgaatgtgttgcagccagtaaattcaaaatgtgtgtatatttacaaaattaaaGCTTGTTGTGCTGCATTTGTGAAGCATTTTACTGGCATTAAACACGACTGAGTATGATGAACTTTTCTATCCTGATGTGAGAGGTCTTTTCCAGGATGACAATACCCCATCCACAGGTCATGAGCATTTGCTGTCACCAAATATCTACCCAATAACACCTATCTGAGGGTCTGAGGTTCTCCACCCCATCATCAACACCAACTGAGTGAGATTCTCTCAGAAGATTGTAGTAATTCCATCCCTATAAGTTTCCAGAGGCTTGCAGAATCCATGGCAGGGTGCAGGATGTAAATACAGGAAGAAAGATACTTGACTCCTACACTTTGGAGTACCCAGGCAATCTACCAGAATATTTTTAAAGGTGAAAGAATACCAGGCTGAACATGGTCCTGTTCAAAAGGTAGTATATGTGCCATAGCAACATGGGACCTGGGAACCAGGGTTCAATCTTCAACGTTGGCTGTGTTCTCCCTGGGTCTATGGGTTTCCTTTGAGaattctggtttcctctcacctcccaaaacatgcaataGGTGTACTGAGCGTTCTTAAATGCctctgtgtgtaagtgagtgattccctgtccagtgtttctgggagGTGTTGGACTCACCACTATCCttagtgtaaataaatgcataaatgccacacattGTGTGTGAGGAAAACACATGTGAGTCAACTTGTTGTTAACTTgacaaaggaaaaaaaacacttttaattattattatttacagtgcAGCAGTTCATTGATTTACAGTAAAGGAGAAGCTGTTAAAGTCCACAGATAAATTAAAGTCCACAGGTCTGGTATGTACATTTTCCTCATAGGGGGCTGAGAGAACTGTCCACGTCCTCCTCAATGTCCAACTCTCTGTCCGAATCGTCTGACACATCCGATTCCATCAGTGCGCATTCGTGTGAGGAGGGCGAGCGGGAGCGCGCGGGGAGCGGGGTCGCGCCTCGGTTCTCTGCGAGTTCACAGCTTCTGTCCGCGTGCTCGTCGTCGAGATCGCGCTTAGCGCTCTGCGGGTTCTCCTGTACAGAGAGACAATCAGATTAGATCCACTGTTTTACTCTTCCATACTTCTATAATAAGTTTATTTGCTATTTGTTGACAACAAAGTATTATGTAAGATTAATCAAATGAGCAAATCAAAAGACAAGTGAGTTGatataacatttaatttaaaatatatattgcaGGTCAAAATCCAAGAGAATTCAGGCCTAACTGATCACAGAGTAAAATatgatttataataataaatctgaaATATAAAATCTATATTTCACCTATATTTCAGATTTATCcatcatatataatataatataacttttttaaatttagGACAGTGTTCCTGTGTAGctgttgtatattttttttggaaaaaaaaatatgcaaCGTAGTTTTTTACCAAAGGCGATATATGAGGCCTAGGTTTTGAAATGACTATTATTTacttaaataagtaaataataaaaatgacttttaCGTTTTGCagcaaaaaataatgttttttatttatatgtttttatttatttatttattgaaatttatttatttgtataaatatgtatgtatttcaatattattttcaatatatatatatatatatatatatatatatatatgtagattatatatatatgtatatatatactgtatatatacataacatttttaaaacattttttaaattaaaacatttagtttTCTTTATTTAGGGCAATGTTTGGTGTagctaattaaaaataaactatgcaacaatgttttttgtttttatagacGATATATGAGGCatagatttgtttatttaaataagtaaataataaaaaataattaagtatttttgtatttttacaattcATCGcatttgttttctattttcctgtatttaaaatgcttatttttaaagtgcttatTTTCAGAACGAAAAAATAGGAAAACAAAAAGCTACGTAGATAGTTGaaatagtttatttataattaaggcAACAtttcaatgtaaaaaaaatacctCCTTATTTCAACGTTCTTTTATAGGCTATTAAAATCGTTACATAAACATCTCATGTTGACTATTTCGtggattatcattattaataaatacgaaaaacagctaaaaaaaaatctataatacAACATTTGTCAAATGCTTAGGTTAGGTTTAGGTTTTTAAGCCATTAGTGATCATTTATATTTGCTAGTaaagatgtttattaatgtacCTGTTTCAGTCGCCTCCACTTGGCTCTGCGGTTCTGGAACCACGTTTTTACCTGTTGGAAAGatcaaaaaattatattttaaatggaATCAAATACTGACCATTAAAACAggaccaaataaataaaataacatggcCATATTATCCGTCATAGCAGTCATAACAGGTCAcaacaattacatttatatttttggcatttatcaaAAGCGACGTACAGTAAGTATACAGTCAaagcaattgaaagttaaggtccttggcagtagtggggtttgaaccagcagccttctgcttACTATTCCAATAAacctaaaccactaggctacatctgccctacgttgttttatatttatattggtAATAATAATGTACCTGTCTCTCGCTGAGTTGGAGCATCTTGGCTAATCGTTTTCTTTCAGGAGGTGAGAGATATTTCTGAGTCTCAAATTTCTTTTCCAGCTCTACAGTCTGATCGTTGGAGAATCGAACCTGTCCTCCTTTTCTTTTGTGCAGAGGACGCTGGATAAACGGGGTCCACAGTAAAGGTTTACctgaacacagagacacaccaAGAAATGTTTCTCAGAAAAAAGCATcttgaaatattaaatatataatttatgatACTATGTAACTTatagacaaaataaataaattactaaaatGATGTGTTTTGAGAGTTTAGTGTTTGAGAGTTTAAGGGTTAAAATAACTCTCTTGGTTTTCTCTTCCTCTTTATCCTGGATGGAGAGATAGATGTGTATGTTAATGTTTTTCGGTTAAAGAGAATAAATCTGTTAGAAAGCATGTCTCAGTGCTGACAGTGTTCACATCCGTTGAAACCTAAGCAGCAGAAGCCAGGAGGACTTATGGCAAAATTTCCGCCAATGTGTTTCCTGTTGGTTTATCGGCTGAATGGCTTCAACATCCGTCCTTCATCCACTCAGCCAAAAATGCATAGgaaactgatttatgttcccccaAAAAAGGCAATACAAAGAGGTACGAGGATTGTCTGAGGTGAATATTGATATGCATGTCTGACCCATGGCATTATTGGAAAACACTACAGTAtagaatattattataaaagatgTTAATCAGTGCTTAGACTGAATCCAAATAAACAGATAAttcagttgttgttttgttcccttttattttataaaaaatcaGCAAAAAATACTGCCTTCATATCAGTAAAATtggttatttgtaatgtttagCCTTATTTGACTGAATAgcttattatgttttattacaatATCTCTGTTAACAGTTTAGGCAAACTAAGAAAGttttttaaatggtttattttGTTGTTAACATTACCCAACGATCATTCTGGTTtaattatacatacatataaatacagtttttttttgtgtatttacaAAATTTGGGTTTTATTGAACTAAAATCTTAACCTTTGGTGCCGAAGTACATTTGAGCTTTTGATTAGTTTTAATGTTGGAAGAAAGGTAGCCACTACAAGGGACCATTTATGTTCTGTATACTGAATAAACAGATTTGTTTGGCATGCTAACACCACATTCACacctaattataatattatttactaaaacgaataaatgtttttttctgaaagCCCAACAAatcttattttttgttttatttttaagagtgtaaaaaagttttttatatttttatatatgctATTATTCTTTTCTATACTGCGGCTACTATCGCTGTTGGAGAGATGCCATacaaaatttcattgtaccttTGTATAGTGACAaaaaagattctattctattctgttctattcaaaTGCCATTTGTGCATCTTTCACAGCCAGCTATAAAAACTCATTCATCATTATTCAGTTAAATTTAATTCGTTGAAGTATTATTAAATGCATTTCCAACACGAAAACtagataaaaatatattttattcatgtaaAAAGGTCAGAAGATTTCATACACTTGTTAAAAATACAAGTATTTCATGGCAGTCTTAATATAAGCAACTTTTCTGTGACATCATTTGAATGACTTTATATGCTAGGTTAGATTTAAATTAAAAGCTTCTGCTTCTACTTCGTTCTTGTGATCATCAGCAGACTTTTGTCAAGCTTAAGGTGTCCATTTTTGGTTCAAAGGTTTGGTTTTATAGCTGTGGCTGTGAAAGATGCACAAATGGCAtttgaatagaataaaatagaatagaatctttattgtcactatacacaggtacaaATAAATTTTGTATGGCATCTCTCCAACAGAGATAGTAGCAGCAAGAATAGTAGCAGTAGAAATCACAAAATATCTTATGATACCATTGCAGACTTGTTTTTTAACCCACTATTTATTGGAATTGGTGCAGTCAAATGAgctctatttatatgggcacaatgTGGCACTATCTATAGTGAGAATTACCAAGTTTATTGATTATATTATAAATTTCTGCATGTATTTACCTCCAATTTAAATCCCACAATATACGAGACAAAGAATTAAGTGTTCTAACAATTTagacagaaaaaagaacagttgtagATGTTATTAATATCCCATTATTAACTGCCATTAAATGCACATCCTTTACGAGTGCATGTAAACACTGAACTTCAACcatatataataaacacacagcaGTGCCTAAGTGCAGAGGGTTGCTTC
This genomic interval carries:
- the hhex gene encoding hematopoietically-expressed homeobox protein hhex, with the translated sequence MQYQSAARPVPLYAPTPVQPAQPTPFYIEDILGRRDGASGACSPLAPVPTLPSPVPTLPTPAPALPSPNSSFSSWVPAYRGTVYEPTAVHSHHHPALAAAAAAAYSHPLYPLQRALLGDYSHALIRHETLGKPLLWTPFIQRPLHKRKGGQVRFSNDQTVELEKKFETQKYLSPPERKRLAKMLQLSERQVKTWFQNRRAKWRRLKQENPQSAKRDLDDEHADRSCELAENRGATPLPARSRSPSSHECALMESDVSDDSDRELDIEEDVDSSLSPL